A region from the Sandaracinus amylolyticus genome encodes:
- a CDS encoding sigma-54-dependent transcriptional regulator, giving the protein MAARILVCDDEASLREMLGVLLRRAGYETELVSDVTTARARVATATPYDLVITDLALPDGTGMDVLAAARERDDALQVVVITAFGSTENAVQAMRLGAYDYIQKPFRNHELLVLLEKALEKRKLASENRVLRARVAEQEKPVPGLLGSSPAMRRVMDLVRRVAGARTSVLITGESGTGKEMVARALHQLGERASGPFIVVNCGALPEALMESELFGHEKGAFTGATQRNEGLFRAAESGTLFLDEIGELAPALQVKLLRVLQERKVRPVGGQREIETDVRVVAATNRDLEKEVAEGRFRSDLFYRLNVIRLQLPPLRERPEDVPALAEHFLQKHASLAGKTLRYSPAAMRWLAAHDYPGNVRELENVVERAVTLALGEEVTLDDLPEGGPQVGKATTLPSADIAPGFDIDRWLGELEKGLLLRALEQTKGNQTAAARLLGTTFRSFRYRLRKFGLAEGDSSDDEK; this is encoded by the coding sequence ATGGCCGCGCGGATCCTCGTGTGCGACGACGAGGCCAGCCTCCGCGAGATGCTGGGTGTCCTCCTGCGTCGCGCCGGCTACGAGACCGAGCTCGTCTCCGACGTCACCACCGCGCGCGCACGGGTCGCGACCGCCACGCCGTACGACCTCGTCATCACGGATCTCGCGCTGCCCGACGGCACCGGCATGGACGTCCTCGCTGCCGCGCGCGAGCGCGACGACGCGCTCCAGGTCGTCGTCATCACCGCGTTCGGCAGCACCGAGAACGCGGTGCAGGCCATGCGGCTCGGCGCGTACGACTACATCCAGAAGCCGTTCCGCAACCACGAGCTCCTGGTGCTGCTCGAGAAGGCGCTCGAGAAGCGCAAGCTCGCCTCCGAGAACCGCGTCCTGCGCGCGCGCGTCGCGGAGCAGGAGAAGCCCGTCCCCGGCCTGCTCGGCAGCTCGCCGGCGATGCGCCGCGTGATGGACCTCGTCCGGCGCGTCGCCGGCGCGCGCACGAGCGTGCTGATCACCGGCGAGAGCGGCACCGGCAAGGAGATGGTCGCGCGCGCGCTGCACCAGCTGGGCGAGCGCGCGAGCGGCCCGTTCATCGTCGTCAACTGCGGCGCGCTCCCCGAGGCGTTGATGGAGAGCGAGCTCTTCGGGCACGAGAAGGGCGCGTTCACCGGCGCGACGCAGCGCAACGAGGGCCTCTTTCGCGCCGCGGAGAGCGGCACGCTGTTCCTCGACGAGATCGGCGAGCTCGCGCCCGCGCTCCAGGTGAAGCTCCTGCGCGTCCTCCAGGAGCGAAAGGTCCGCCCGGTCGGCGGTCAGCGCGAGATCGAGACCGACGTGCGCGTCGTCGCCGCGACGAACCGCGACCTCGAGAAGGAAGTCGCCGAGGGTCGCTTCCGCAGCGACCTCTTCTACCGGCTGAACGTCATCCGCCTGCAGCTGCCGCCGCTCCGCGAGCGCCCGGAGGACGTCCCCGCGCTCGCCGAGCACTTCCTCCAGAAGCACGCCTCGCTCGCGGGGAAGACCCTCCGCTACTCGCCCGCCGCGATGCGCTGGCTCGCGGCCCACGACTACCCCGGCAACGTCCGCGAGCTCGAGAACGTCGTCGAGCGCGCCGTCACCCTCGCGCTCGGCGAAGAGGTCACGCTCGACGACCTGCCCGAAGGCGGCCCCCAAGTGGGCAAGGCGACCACCCTGCCCTCCGCCGACATCGCGCCGGGGTTCGACATCGATCGCTGGCTGGGCGAGCTCGAGAAGGGGCTGCTGCTCCGCGCGCTCGAGCAGACGAAAGGCAACCAGACGGCGGCCGCGCGCCTGCTCGGCACCACATTTCGCTCCTTTCGCTACCGTCTGCGCAAGTTCGGCCTCGCCGAGGGCGACTCGAGCGACGACGAGAAGTGA
- a CDS encoding serine/threonine-protein kinase, with protein sequence MKKPIPFGKYVLLERINVGGMAEVFKAKAFGVEGFERLVAVKRILPSIAEDQEFITMFIDEAKISVQLTHANIAQIFDLGKVGESFFIAMEFVHGKDLRAIFDRARKRGETTPVPMSCYIAMKICEGLDYAHNKKDAAGRDLHLVHRDVSPQNCLISYDGETKLIDFGIAKAAGKAGRTQAGILKGKFGYMSPEQVRGLPLDRRSDIFAVGIVLYELLTGERLFVGESDFSTLEKVRNVEIMPPSTYNRRIPEELEQIVLKALAKDVDDRYQTAMDLHDDLQSFMYTSGNFFSRKDLSAYMRKAFADEIAKESAREEEYRRMEADGSLGRASSSSSGGSGLEAFADLEPIEASQPSVPVPQHTHPPQLQAQAANVSAHQPPGPRNQQKRTMTGMPAMQPPPPPPRLSGGPPPPPPPRSSTSGEMSAPPPPPPRASTSQEMSAPVQSKASQGKAPGLDMDWDEEELSTQIYDKPDGVQGALMQDLPPATAPAPSSPSRPAAGAARPYAPAHTPAPMGAPSPFDNLPSQPAPSQGPSIGPEPTAVTRKQPERRGGVSGALLGLAGMLVVGVLAAGGWFVFLRSQPGTITVTTTPSDPVVYLDGEVVQSSTSSPFVIANVEPGQHLVEVRKLGFETWATTVTIESAAQLQLPPVALVPVAGGSPATGPAVAGIAAQGTTSVPATAPATAGTGFTLSTVPAGARVFVGDRELAQRTPVQVTDLQPGTYQIRVDNGTSYAPWLTQITLGEGQVMALPPAVLTLRTVSVEITSEPSGAQVTLVRGTEERRVGRTPVTTDVDVTGAGWRVEMELGGHRDYEAELVLPQGQANAVHMATLERVERSGGGGGVRIATPRRDPESGGDSSGGGAAASEERPAAGGNGTLMVNTRPWSQVFVDGRLVGNTPQTSISLPAGRHTLLLVNSEFNIRHTVQVQIRAGETERQILTLQPGG encoded by the coding sequence ATGAAGAAGCCCATCCCGTTCGGCAAGTACGTGCTCCTCGAGCGGATCAACGTCGGGGGCATGGCCGAGGTCTTCAAAGCGAAGGCCTTCGGCGTCGAGGGCTTCGAGCGGCTCGTCGCCGTGAAGCGAATCCTGCCCTCCATCGCCGAGGATCAGGAATTCATCACGATGTTCATCGACGAGGCGAAGATCAGCGTCCAGCTGACGCACGCGAACATCGCGCAGATCTTCGATCTCGGGAAAGTCGGCGAGTCCTTCTTCATCGCGATGGAGTTCGTGCACGGGAAGGACCTCCGCGCGATCTTCGACCGAGCGCGCAAGCGCGGCGAGACCACGCCCGTCCCGATGTCCTGCTACATCGCGATGAAGATCTGCGAGGGCCTCGACTACGCGCACAACAAGAAGGACGCGGCGGGTCGCGACCTCCACCTCGTCCACCGCGACGTCAGCCCGCAGAACTGCCTGATCAGCTACGACGGCGAGACGAAGCTGATCGACTTCGGCATCGCGAAGGCCGCGGGCAAGGCGGGCCGCACGCAAGCCGGCATCCTCAAGGGCAAGTTCGGGTACATGTCGCCCGAGCAGGTGCGCGGGCTGCCGCTCGATCGGCGCAGCGACATCTTCGCCGTCGGCATCGTCCTCTACGAGCTCCTCACGGGTGAGCGCTTGTTCGTCGGCGAGAGCGACTTCTCGACGCTCGAGAAGGTCCGCAACGTCGAGATCATGCCGCCGTCGACCTACAACCGGCGGATCCCCGAAGAGCTCGAGCAGATCGTCCTCAAGGCGCTCGCGAAGGACGTCGACGATCGCTACCAGACCGCGATGGATCTGCATGACGACCTGCAGTCGTTCATGTACACGAGCGGCAACTTCTTCTCGCGCAAGGATCTGAGCGCGTACATGCGCAAGGCCTTCGCCGACGAGATCGCGAAGGAGAGCGCGCGCGAAGAGGAGTACCGGCGCATGGAGGCCGACGGATCGCTCGGCCGCGCGTCGTCGTCGTCGAGCGGTGGCTCGGGGCTCGAGGCGTTCGCGGATCTCGAGCCGATCGAGGCCTCGCAGCCCTCGGTGCCGGTCCCGCAGCACACGCATCCCCCGCAGCTCCAGGCACAGGCCGCGAACGTGAGCGCACATCAGCCGCCGGGCCCGCGCAACCAGCAGAAGCGCACGATGACGGGCATGCCCGCGATGCAGCCGCCGCCTCCGCCGCCGCGTCTGTCGGGTGGGCCGCCGCCTCCGCCGCCGCCGCGCTCGAGCACGAGCGGGGAGATGTCGGCGCCTCCGCCTCCGCCGCCGCGCGCGAGCACGAGCCAGGAGATGTCCGCGCCCGTGCAGAGCAAGGCCTCGCAGGGCAAGGCGCCCGGGCTCGACATGGACTGGGACGAGGAAGAGCTCTCGACCCAGATCTACGACAAGCCCGACGGCGTCCAGGGCGCGCTGATGCAGGACCTTCCGCCGGCGACCGCGCCCGCGCCGTCCTCGCCGTCGCGTCCTGCTGCAGGCGCTGCGCGCCCGTACGCTCCCGCGCACACGCCGGCGCCGATGGGCGCGCCGTCGCCCTTCGACAACCTTCCGTCGCAGCCCGCGCCTTCGCAGGGGCCGTCGATCGGTCCGGAGCCGACGGCGGTCACGCGCAAGCAGCCGGAGCGTCGCGGCGGTGTGAGCGGCGCACTGCTCGGCCTCGCGGGCATGCTCGTCGTCGGCGTGCTCGCGGCGGGCGGATGGTTCGTGTTCCTGCGCTCGCAGCCGGGCACGATCACCGTCACGACGACGCCGTCGGATCCGGTCGTCTATCTCGACGGCGAGGTCGTGCAGTCGTCGACGTCGAGCCCGTTCGTCATCGCGAACGTCGAGCCCGGTCAGCACCTCGTCGAAGTGCGCAAGCTCGGGTTCGAGACGTGGGCGACCACCGTGACGATCGAGTCGGCCGCGCAGCTGCAGCTGCCGCCGGTCGCGCTCGTGCCGGTCGCGGGCGGATCGCCGGCCACGGGCCCGGCGGTCGCGGGGATCGCCGCGCAGGGCACGACGAGCGTGCCCGCGACGGCGCCGGCGACGGCGGGCACCGGCTTCACGCTGAGCACCGTTCCGGCGGGCGCGCGCGTGTTCGTCGGCGATCGCGAGCTGGCGCAGCGCACGCCGGTGCAGGTGACCGATCTGCAGCCGGGCACCTATCAGATCCGCGTCGACAACGGCACGAGCTACGCGCCGTGGCTCACGCAGATCACGCTCGGCGAGGGCCAGGTGATGGCGCTCCCGCCGGCCGTGCTGACGCTGCGCACGGTGAGCGTCGAGATCACGTCGGAGCCTTCGGGCGCGCAGGTGACGCTCGTGCGCGGGACCGAGGAGCGTCGCGTCGGCCGCACGCCGGTGACGACCGACGTCGACGTGACGGGCGCGGGCTGGCGCGTCGAGATGGAGCTCGGCGGACATCGCGATTACGAGGCCGAACTCGTGCTGCCGCAGGGCCAGGCGAACGCGGTGCACATGGCGACGCTGGAGCGCGTCGAGCGCAGCGGTGGTGGTGGTGGCGTGCGCATCGCGACGCCGCGTCGTGACCCGGAGAGCGGCGGCGACAGCAGCGGTGGCGGCGCGGCGGCGAGCGAGGAGCGTCCCGCGGCGGGTGGCAACGGCACGCTGATGGTGAACACGCGGCCGTGGTCGCAGGTGTTCGTCGACGGGCGCCTCGTCGGCAACACGCCGCAGACGAGCATCTCGCTGCCCGCGGGTCGCCACACGCTTCTCCTGGTGAACTCGGAGTTCAACATCCGACACACCGTGCAGGTGCAGATCCGCGCCGGCGAGACCGAGCGTCAGATCCTGACGCTGCAGCCCGGCGGGTGA
- a CDS encoding type IV pilin protein produces the protein MTRAPTKRRAGFTLLELMIVVAIIGVLAAVAIPAFSGYLQRARTEEAFRMLGEIRQRQESYRVEFGQYANVPTWNPSDYGSASTLHAWDPTATGWAQLGVSPDGLLRFRYRVRAGTPSQASGVTGVGGNSFWFVAQAEGDLDSDGNLVGFETYNGWNRVYVSAGIDGPYLAQGWE, from the coding sequence ATGACGCGAGCCCCCACGAAGCGCCGAGCGGGCTTCACGCTGCTGGAGCTGATGATCGTCGTCGCGATCATCGGTGTGCTCGCAGCAGTCGCGATCCCGGCCTTCAGCGGCTATCTGCAGCGGGCTCGCACCGAAGAGGCGTTCCGGATGCTCGGCGAGATCCGCCAGCGCCAGGAGTCGTACCGCGTCGAGTTCGGGCAGTACGCGAACGTTCCGACGTGGAATCCGTCGGATTACGGCAGCGCGAGCACGCTCCACGCCTGGGACCCGACGGCAACCGGTTGGGCTCAGCTGGGCGTCTCGCCCGATGGCCTGCTGCGGTTCCGCTATCGCGTGCGGGCCGGGACTCCCTCGCAAGCGTCCGGGGTCACGGGGGTCGGTGGGAACTCGTTCTGGTTCGTCGCCCAAGCCGAAGGCGATCTCGACTCGGACGGCAACCTCGTCGGGTTCGAGACCTACAACGGCTGGAATCGGGTCTACGTCTCCGCCGGAATCGACGGCCCGTACCTCGCGCAAGGCTGGGAGTGA
- a CDS encoding tetratricopeptide repeat protein gives MLRRHRAIVVMIGVLLAACAGGPMHDGRSAMRRGEFEVAARHYRRAAEEHPDEPGTWMALGRAEMAAERFERARDAFTRVAALRPESATPRILVGNTWELQRNYDEALEAYRMACRVQPDAARPWRVLGTRLLRWGRSTDAIPALERALELAPDHAETWNALAMARWHAEDRAGALRQFETGVERFPEHAGLRLGLAAALINERRYDEALAAYDALLERTPDVAPVLVGRAILLHELGRRDEALASFERAVLASGGAASYRARLAEYRALLAREPR, from the coding sequence GTGCTCCGACGACATCGAGCGATCGTGGTGATGATCGGCGTGCTCCTCGCTGCGTGCGCGGGCGGGCCGATGCACGACGGGCGCAGCGCGATGCGGCGCGGGGAGTTCGAGGTCGCGGCGCGCCACTACCGTCGCGCTGCCGAGGAGCATCCGGACGAGCCCGGGACGTGGATGGCGCTCGGGCGCGCGGAGATGGCGGCGGAGCGATTCGAGCGCGCGCGCGATGCGTTCACGCGCGTCGCGGCGCTGCGGCCGGAGAGCGCGACGCCGCGCATCCTCGTCGGCAACACGTGGGAGCTGCAGCGCAACTACGACGAGGCGCTCGAGGCGTATCGCATGGCGTGCCGCGTCCAGCCCGACGCGGCGCGCCCGTGGCGCGTGCTCGGGACGCGGCTCTTGCGATGGGGGCGCTCGACCGACGCGATCCCGGCGCTGGAGCGCGCGCTCGAGCTCGCGCCCGATCACGCGGAGACGTGGAACGCGCTCGCGATGGCGCGCTGGCACGCCGAGGATCGCGCGGGCGCGCTCCGGCAATTCGAGACGGGGGTGGAGCGCTTCCCGGAGCACGCGGGGCTGCGCCTCGGGCTCGCGGCGGCGCTGATCAACGAGCGTCGCTACGACGAGGCGCTCGCGGCGTACGACGCGCTGCTCGAGCGCACGCCGGACGTCGCGCCGGTGCTGGTCGGCCGCGCGATCCTGCTGCACGAGCTCGGGCGTCGCGACGAGGCGCTCGCGTCGTTCGAGCGCGCGGTGCTCGCGTCGGGGGGCGCCGCGTCGTACCGCGCGCGGCTCGCGGAGTATCGCGCGCTGCTCGCGCGCGAGCCGAGGTGA
- a CDS encoding type IV pilin protein has protein sequence MRNLIQIANKRKAGFTLIELMIVVAIIGILAAIAIPAFVGYVRRSKTSEAGSNLRNLFQGAASYYQNERWDMQGVVRGTSAASSACTVAGGAVTTNAPGTGKTQIDDWGMEAESFTDIGFTIADPIYFQYQIQGSTDSCAHMGGENLYSFRAIGDLDGDMTQSLFELSAGSSGDNELMRAPGLYVENELE, from the coding sequence ATGCGCAACCTGATTCAGATCGCGAACAAGCGGAAGGCCGGCTTCACCCTCATCGAGCTCATGATCGTCGTGGCGATCATCGGCATCCTCGCCGCCATCGCGATTCCCGCGTTCGTCGGCTACGTCCGGCGCTCGAAGACCTCCGAGGCGGGCAGCAATCTCCGCAACCTCTTCCAGGGCGCCGCGTCGTACTACCAGAACGAGCGCTGGGACATGCAGGGCGTCGTGCGCGGCACGTCGGCTGCCTCGAGCGCGTGCACCGTCGCCGGCGGCGCCGTGACGACCAACGCGCCGGGCACCGGCAAGACGCAGATCGACGACTGGGGCATGGAAGCGGAGTCGTTCACGGACATCGGCTTCACCATCGCCGACCCGATCTACTTCCAGTACCAGATCCAGGGCTCGACGGACAGCTGCGCGCACATGGGTGGCGAGAACCTGTACTCGTTCCGTGCGATCGGCGACCTCGACGGCGACATGACCCAGAGCCTCTTCGAGCTCTCGGCCGGCTCGTCGGGCGACAACGAGCTGATGCGCGCCCCCGGTCTGTACGTCGAGAACGAGCTCGAGTGA
- a CDS encoding type IV pilin protein codes for MGRARYRRGFTLIELMVVVAIIGVLAAVAVPAFRAQMMRARTTEAVQTLGAIRQAEDSYYGLYSQYAGSLGWNPASIPAPNTVGSFDVAASGWEDLGVDPEGPVRFRYRVWTGGPGTRPALDGAPTSGAGAGIPGFSGAEYWFVTQAQADLDGDGTTVVFEGYSISDRVFVSRGIGGSYLETGWE; via the coding sequence ATGGGCCGCGCGCGCTATCGTCGCGGGTTCACGCTGATCGAGCTGATGGTCGTGGTCGCGATCATCGGCGTGCTGGCCGCCGTCGCGGTGCCCGCGTTTCGAGCGCAGATGATGCGCGCCCGGACGACGGAGGCGGTGCAGACGCTCGGCGCGATCCGGCAAGCCGAGGACTCGTACTACGGCCTCTACAGCCAGTACGCGGGATCGCTCGGCTGGAACCCCGCGTCGATCCCCGCACCGAACACGGTCGGATCCTTCGACGTCGCGGCGAGCGGATGGGAGGATCTCGGCGTCGATCCGGAGGGCCCGGTGCGGTTCCGATATCGCGTCTGGACGGGTGGCCCGGGGACGCGCCCCGCCCTCGACGGCGCACCGACGTCCGGCGCCGGCGCTGGGATTCCCGGGTTCAGCGGCGCCGAGTACTGGTTCGTGACGCAGGCGCAGGCCGACCTCGACGGCGACGGAACGACGGTGGTCTTCGAGGGCTACTCGATCAGCGACCGCGTCTTCGTCTCGCGCGGCATCGGCGGCTCGTACCTCGAAACGGGCTGGGAGTGA
- a CDS encoding hydroxymethylglutaryl-CoA lyase encodes MLFDALPDSVSIYEVSPRDGLQNEAVTVPTTRKLRLIEALAQAGLTRIEATSFVSPKWVPQLADADEVAGLLPRVPDVTFSALCPNAKGLERALTTKIPEIAVFISASETHNRKNVNNTVEGTLAAFGEVIAPAVKAGLRVRGYVSTLWGCPYEGEIDPRAGLRIAHRLVEMGCYQISLGDTIGVGTPKQTRDILRLFMSEFSIPQIAMHMHDTRGTALANVVVGLELGIRTFDASVGGLGGCPYAPGAAGNVATEDLVFMLDGMGVKTGVDLEKLWTAGQVAKAVVGRDLPGKVHKAGVRSLRH; translated from the coding sequence ATGCTCTTCGACGCGCTCCCCGACTCGGTCTCGATCTACGAAGTCTCGCCGCGCGACGGCCTTCAGAACGAGGCGGTCACGGTGCCGACCACGCGCAAGCTGCGCCTGATCGAGGCGCTCGCGCAGGCGGGCCTCACGCGCATCGAGGCGACGAGCTTCGTCTCGCCGAAGTGGGTGCCGCAGCTCGCCGACGCCGACGAGGTCGCGGGCCTGCTGCCGCGCGTGCCCGACGTGACGTTCAGCGCGCTGTGCCCGAACGCCAAGGGCCTCGAGCGCGCGCTGACGACGAAGATCCCGGAGATCGCGGTGTTCATCAGCGCGAGCGAGACCCACAACCGCAAGAACGTGAACAACACCGTCGAGGGCACGCTCGCGGCGTTCGGCGAGGTGATCGCGCCCGCGGTGAAGGCGGGCCTGCGGGTGCGCGGCTACGTCTCGACGCTCTGGGGCTGTCCCTACGAGGGCGAGATCGATCCGCGCGCCGGCCTGCGCATCGCGCATCGGCTGGTCGAAATGGGCTGCTACCAGATCTCGCTCGGCGACACGATCGGCGTGGGCACGCCCAAGCAGACCCGCGACATCCTCCGGCTCTTCATGAGCGAGTTCTCGATCCCGCAGATCGCGATGCACATGCACGACACGCGCGGCACCGCGCTCGCGAACGTCGTGGTCGGGCTCGAGCTCGGCATCCGCACCTTCGACGCGTCGGTCGGCGGGCTCGGCGGATGTCCGTACGCGCCGGGCGCGGCGGGCAACGTCGCGACGGAGGATCTCGTCTTCATGCTCGACGGGATGGGCGTGAAGACCGGGGTCGATCTCGAGAAGCTCTGGACGGCCGGTCAGGTCGCGAAGGCCGTCGTCGGGCGCGACCTTCCTGGAAAGGTCCACAAGGCCGGCGTTCGTTCCCTGCGCCACTGA
- a CDS encoding fused MFS/spermidine synthase: MRTNTLPLYGALLCSGAAALLYESAWTRMLHRVFGVSDLAVATVLACFFLGLGVGSALASRIAGRLARPAVAYAALEVAVAAYALASVPLMPRLHDAYAGLGGSLSFEMISLVRFSLASAALLPPTIAMGATLPVLARLMPQQAWSGSVTALYTANTLGAVSGAALGGFWLIPQLGTRASVIAAAVLGIAAAAIAMLWMRRDVPRSESDAGASAKVNTGRSAKLGIELVLTTLSGAIALGSEVVWTRVLRIIVHGTTGAFAAMLVNYLLGIAIGALLARRIVARVRAGVAFGVLQSLAILVTALAVITVPQLPRVIPLARGELDIVPHETWVLLLASASILFPLAIVTGTGLPLTWAMAAERTTDSAGASGRLLAANTIGGLVGALATGFFLVPTIGVEATLFTIATFSALASAIALRSSVDGSVLARVGAMTGPFVLLALVLAARPTLSLPYLLGAAQQPLQAMIAGPSESWRDELVFLREGRNTTVTVRRTRTGLALYNDGRPESGFSAGDPGFGHELVLLGALPGLFAEQRERVLIVGIGAGHTTTMALACGFEHVEAVELEQAVVDAARLLHDARGRPFPVDDPRVTLHIDDARNRIALAPSGSLDAVISQPSHPWLAGSSALYTTEFFEEVARALHPGGAFALWLNVFRMDAANLRSVLGTLSDVFPNVHGFVVEGSSLVLVATRSDLDWDRSAARMQEPALAALLRAADLSSVPRLGAKLELDAASARALGRDAERIRDDRPLLEFRLAQLSNTRRFELRDLDVARAHAPWLAPGASLAASSDVARVTSERIGTATSRPRALRAIAASLESLALSSGDRAMLEGRLADARGDVGGAIAAYERAGTPDAEALLDRLRLAEGMHEALLDRAISRAVQPTEGRAMLESALAMRDLATLRVTLAIADGIGYPPERELRDAVRAYVDRGCDGILEASAVTRLAATTPELARTVAECAQRAGASARAEAFAEEAVRARWRQASNWTDLGQRALAGGNGGLAWVALNRALTLQPTNSAAAIALARLHARDGRPQLAQQVILEAWRRNDGFEDARATLAAAASDLRIDLGIAPRGSSTSASTAPDAPDVTPSPR, from the coding sequence ATGCGAACGAACACGCTCCCGCTGTACGGAGCTCTGCTCTGCTCCGGCGCGGCTGCGCTTCTGTACGAGTCGGCTTGGACGCGGATGCTCCATCGCGTCTTCGGCGTCAGTGACCTCGCCGTCGCGACCGTCCTCGCCTGCTTCTTCCTCGGGCTCGGCGTCGGCAGCGCGCTCGCGAGCCGGATCGCGGGGCGGCTCGCTCGACCCGCGGTCGCGTACGCGGCGCTCGAGGTCGCTGTCGCGGCGTACGCCCTCGCGTCCGTTCCGCTGATGCCGAGGCTGCACGACGCGTACGCGGGCCTCGGCGGGTCGCTCTCGTTCGAGATGATCTCGCTCGTGCGCTTCTCGCTCGCGTCCGCCGCGCTGCTTCCGCCGACGATCGCGATGGGCGCGACGCTCCCGGTGCTCGCCCGATTGATGCCGCAGCAGGCTTGGTCGGGGAGCGTGACGGCGCTGTACACGGCCAACACGCTGGGCGCCGTGTCGGGCGCAGCGCTCGGCGGCTTCTGGCTGATCCCACAGCTCGGCACGCGCGCGTCGGTGATCGCGGCCGCGGTGCTCGGGATCGCGGCCGCCGCGATCGCGATGCTGTGGATGCGTCGCGACGTGCCTCGTTCGGAGAGCGATGCGGGCGCGTCGGCGAAGGTGAACACGGGTCGCAGCGCGAAGCTCGGGATCGAGCTCGTGCTCACGACGCTGTCCGGCGCGATCGCGCTGGGCAGCGAGGTCGTGTGGACGCGCGTCCTCCGCATCATCGTGCACGGCACGACCGGCGCGTTCGCCGCGATGCTCGTGAACTACCTCCTCGGCATCGCGATCGGCGCGCTGCTCGCACGACGCATCGTCGCTCGCGTGCGTGCGGGCGTCGCATTCGGAGTGCTCCAGAGCCTCGCGATCCTCGTCACTGCGCTCGCCGTCATCACGGTGCCGCAGCTTCCGCGCGTGATCCCGCTCGCGCGCGGCGAGCTGGACATCGTGCCGCACGAGACCTGGGTCCTCCTCCTCGCGTCCGCGTCGATCCTCTTCCCGCTCGCGATCGTGACTGGCACCGGGCTCCCGCTCACGTGGGCGATGGCCGCGGAGCGGACCACCGACTCCGCGGGCGCGAGCGGTCGGCTCCTGGCCGCGAACACGATCGGTGGCCTCGTCGGTGCGCTCGCGACCGGGTTCTTCCTCGTCCCGACGATCGGCGTCGAGGCGACGCTCTTCACGATCGCTACGTTCTCGGCGCTCGCGAGCGCGATCGCGCTGCGCTCGTCCGTCGACGGCAGCGTGCTCGCCCGCGTCGGCGCGATGACCGGCCCGTTCGTGCTCCTCGCGCTCGTCCTCGCGGCGCGCCCCACGTTGTCGCTGCCGTACCTCCTCGGCGCTGCGCAGCAGCCACTGCAGGCCATGATCGCTGGACCGAGCGAGTCGTGGCGCGACGAGCTCGTGTTCCTCCGCGAGGGCCGGAACACGACGGTGACCGTCCGCCGGACGCGTACCGGGCTGGCGCTCTACAACGACGGTCGACCGGAGTCGGGCTTCAGCGCTGGCGATCCTGGGTTCGGTCACGAGCTCGTCCTGCTCGGGGCGCTCCCTGGCCTGTTCGCGGAGCAGCGCGAGCGCGTACTCATCGTCGGCATCGGCGCGGGCCACACGACGACGATGGCGCTCGCGTGTGGGTTCGAGCACGTCGAGGCAGTGGAGCTCGAGCAGGCAGTCGTCGATGCCGCGCGCTTGCTCCACGACGCACGCGGCAGACCGTTCCCGGTCGACGATCCGCGCGTCACGCTGCACATCGACGACGCGCGGAACCGGATCGCGCTCGCGCCGAGCGGATCGCTGGACGCCGTGATCTCGCAGCCGTCGCACCCGTGGCTCGCCGGATCGAGCGCGCTCTACACGACCGAGTTCTTCGAAGAGGTCGCGCGCGCGCTGCATCCGGGCGGCGCGTTCGCGCTGTGGCTCAACGTGTTCCGGATGGATGCGGCGAACCTGCGGAGCGTGCTCGGAACGCTGAGCGACGTGTTCCCGAACGTGCACGGATTCGTCGTCGAAGGATCGAGTCTGGTGCTCGTCGCCACGCGTTCCGATCTCGATTGGGACCGCAGCGCCGCGCGGATGCAGGAGCCGGCGTTGGCGGCGCTGCTGCGCGCTGCGGATCTCTCGTCGGTGCCGCGCCTCGGCGCGAAGTTGGAGCTGGACGCCGCGAGCGCTCGAGCCCTCGGACGCGATGCAGAGCGCATCCGAGACGACCGACCGCTCCTCGAATTCCGCCTCGCGCAGCTGAGCAACACGCGTCGTTTCGAGCTGCGCGATCTCGACGTCGCTCGTGCGCATGCGCCGTGGCTCGCGCCGGGAGCTTCGCTCGCCGCCTCGTCCGACGTCGCGCGCGTCACGAGCGAGCGCATCGGAACCGCGACGTCGCGTCCGCGCGCGCTGCGAGCGATCGCGGCATCGCTCGAGTCGCTCGCGCTCTCTTCCGGAGACCGCGCGATGCTCGAAGGGCGACTCGCAGACGCGCGTGGTGACGTCGGAGGCGCGATCGCGGCGTACGAGCGAGCGGGCACGCCGGATGCGGAGGCGCTCCTCGACCGACTCCGGCTCGCCGAAGGCATGCACGAAGCCCTGCTCGATCGCGCGATCTCGCGCGCGGTCCAACCCACCGAGGGCAGGGCGATGCTCGAGTCCGCGCTCGCGATGCGCGACTTGGCGACGCTCCGCGTGACGCTCGCCATCGCGGACGGCATCGGGTACCCGCCGGAGCGCGAGCTGCGCGACGCAGTGCGCGCGTACGTCGATCGTGGCTGTGACGGCATTCTCGAGGCGTCTGCCGTGACGCGCCTCGCCGCGACGACGCCGGAGCTCGCGCGCACCGTCGCCGAGTGCGCCCAGCGAGCAGGCGCGAGCGCGCGCGCCGAGGCTTTCGCCGAGGAGGCCGTGCGTGCGAGGTGGCGCCAGGCGAGTAACTGGACCGACCTCGGCCAGAGAGCGCTCGCGGGCGGCAACGGCGGCCTCGCGTGGGTGGCGCTGAACCGGGCGCTCACGCTTCAGCCGACGAACAGCGCCGCCGCGATCGCGCTGGCTCGTCTCCACGCGCGCGATGGCCGCCCGCAGCTCGCGCAGCAGGTGATTCTCGAAGCATGGCGACGCAACGACGGGTTCGAGGATGCGCGCGCGACGTTGGCCGCGGCAGCGAGCGACCTCCGGATCGATCTCGGGATCGCGCCGCGAGGCAGCTCGACATCGGCGTCGACCGCGCCCGACGCGCCCGACGTCACTCCGTCCCCGCGCTGA